Proteins found in one Streptococcus mitis genomic segment:
- the spx gene encoding transcriptional regulator Spx, producing MIKIYTVSSCTSCKKAKTWLNAHQLSYKEQNLGKEGITREELLDILTKTDNGIASIVSSKNRYAKALGVDIEDLSVNEVLNLIMETPRILKSPILVDEKRLQVGYKEDDIRAFLPRSVRNVENAEARLRAAL from the coding sequence ATGATTAAAATTTATACAGTCTCAAGTTGTACTAGCTGTAAAAAAGCAAAAACCTGGCTCAATGCCCACCAGTTAAGTTATAAAGAACAAAACCTTGGTAAAGAAGGAATTACGCGAGAAGAATTACTGGATATTCTAACCAAAACAGATAACGGAATAGCCAGCATCGTTTCGTCTAAAAATCGCTATGCTAAAGCCCTTGGAGTGGATATTGAAGATTTGAGCGTTAATGAGGTCCTCAATCTGATTATGGAAACGCCGAGAATTTTAAAGAGCCCAATCCTTGTAGATGAAAAACGCCTGCAAGTTGGCTATAAGGAAGATGATATTCGTGCCTTCCTACCACGCTCTGTCCGTAATGTAGAAAATGCAGAAGCACGTTTGCGTGCAGCTCTATAA